The proteins below are encoded in one region of Xenopus laevis strain J_2021 chromosome 8L, Xenopus_laevis_v10.1, whole genome shotgun sequence:
- the LOC108699646 gene encoding protein S100-G: protein MANSPKSTLEKSIFDLVETYRKYAGDDCVLNQEELQKLAMKEFPTLCQSDEKEDIMKDVFAQMDMDGDNKVTFKEFALFYCYISISLAEMMCHCK, encoded by the exons ATGGCCAATTCCCCAAAATCCACTCTCGAAAAATCCATCTTCGACCTGGTTGAGACTTACAGAAAATACGCCGGTGACGACTGCGTCCTAAACCAGGAGGAGTTGCAGAAGTTGGCCATGAAGGAGTTCCCCACCCTGTGT CAAAGTGATGAGAAGGAGGACATTATGAAGGACGTGTTTGCACAGATGGACATGGATGGGGACAACAAAGTCACCTTCAAAGAATTTGCCTTGTTCTACTGCTACATCTCCATCTCTCTGGCAGAAATGATGTGTCATTGCAAGTAA